The Carnobacterium divergens genome includes a window with the following:
- a CDS encoding LemA family protein, translated as MGLIIAIVIIVLLVLVYISLYNGLVKARMWVKEAWSQIDVQLKRRNDLIPNLVETVKGYASHEKETLAKVVEMRNQLTQVPADNHEETMKVSNQLSDSLKTIFALSESYPDLKANQNFIQLQEELTTTENKIAYARQLYNSSVATYNIKLQSFPSNIVAKAHHFTEEAMLETPTEEKVVPKVSF; from the coding sequence GGGATTAATTATTGCAATTGTTATTATCGTATTACTAGTACTAGTTTACATTAGTTTATATAATGGTCTAGTTAAAGCAAGAATGTGGGTTAAAGAAGCATGGAGCCAAATCGACGTTCAATTAAAACGCCGTAATGATTTAATTCCGAACCTAGTAGAAACAGTTAAAGGGTATGCAAGTCACGAAAAAGAAACCCTAGCTAAAGTAGTTGAAATGCGTAACCAATTAACACAAGTTCCAGCAGATAACCACGAAGAAACAATGAAAGTCTCAAATCAATTAAGCGATTCATTAAAAACAATATTTGCCTTAAGTGAAAGCTATCCTGACTTAAAAGCAAACCAAAACTTTATCCAATTACAAGAAGAATTAACAACAACTGAAAATAAAATTGCCTATGCGCGCCAACTGTATAATTCAAGTGTAGCGACATACAACATTAAACTACAATCATTCCCAAGCAACATTGTTGCTAAAGCACATCACTTTACAGAAGAAGCGATGTTAGAAACACCAACAGAAGAAAAAGTTGTTCCAAAAGTATCCTTCTAA